A DNA window from Citrobacter tructae contains the following coding sequences:
- the dnaQ gene encoding DNA polymerase III subunit epsilon → MSTGITRQIVLDTETTGMNQIGAHYEGHKIIEIGAVEVVNRRLTGNNFHVYLKPDRLVDPEAFGVHGIADEFLLDKPTFADVADEFLDYIRGAELVIHNASFDIGFMDYEFAKLHRDIPKTNTFCKVTDSLALARKMFPGKRNSLDALCSRYEIDNSKRTLHGALLDAQILADVYLMMTGGQTTMAFSMEGDSQQQNDTGIQRIVRQSSKLRVVFATDEELAAHESRLDLVQKKGGSCLWRA, encoded by the coding sequence ATGAGCACTGGAATTACACGACAGATCGTCCTCGATACCGAAACCACCGGTATGAACCAGATCGGCGCCCACTACGAAGGCCACAAGATCATTGAGATCGGTGCGGTTGAAGTGGTGAACCGACGCCTGACCGGCAATAACTTCCACGTTTACCTGAAGCCCGATCGGCTGGTGGATCCGGAAGCGTTTGGTGTACACGGTATCGCGGATGAGTTCCTGCTTGATAAACCCACTTTTGCTGATGTTGCCGATGAGTTTCTCGACTATATCCGCGGTGCGGAGCTGGTCATCCATAACGCATCGTTTGATATCGGCTTTATGGATTATGAGTTCGCTAAGCTCCATCGCGATATCCCGAAAACCAACACCTTCTGTAAAGTGACCGATAGCCTGGCGCTGGCGAGGAAGATGTTTCCTGGTAAGCGTAACAGCCTTGATGCGCTATGCTCGCGTTATGAGATAGACAACAGCAAGCGTACATTGCACGGCGCATTGCTCGATGCCCAGATTCTGGCCGACGTTTATCTGATGATGACCGGCGGGCAGACCACCATGGCATTTTCAATGGAAGGCGACAGCCAGCAGCAGAATGATACCGGGATCCAACGTATTGTCCGTCAGTCCAGCAAGCTACGTGTTGTTTTTGCCACTGATGAAGAGTTAGCGGCCCATGAGTCGCGCCTCGACCTGGTACAGAAAAAGGGTGGAAGTTGCCTCTGGCGAGCATAG
- a CDS encoding class I SAM-dependent methyltransferase — translation MKPARIPQTVVAPVSWDDLPWGEHYREALEYQLNPWFAKMYGFHLLKIGNLSAEINSEACAVSHQVNVSSQGTPMQVLADPLHLPFADKSVDVCLLAHTLPWCSDPHRLLREADRVLIDDGWLILSGFNPVSLMGLRKLVPVLRKTSPYNSRMFTLMRQLDWLSLLNFEVLHSSRFHVLPWKKHGGKMLSAHIPALGCMQLVIARKRTIPLTLNPMKQNKSKARIRQAVGATRQYRKPDA, via the coding sequence ATGAAACCGGCAAGGATCCCTCAAACTGTCGTAGCGCCCGTTAGCTGGGATGATTTACCCTGGGGCGAGCACTACCGTGAGGCGCTGGAGTATCAGCTTAACCCGTGGTTCGCAAAAATGTACGGTTTTCATCTGCTTAAGATTGGTAATTTAAGCGCAGAAATCAATTCCGAAGCGTGCGCGGTTTCTCATCAGGTAAATGTTTCTTCGCAAGGTACGCCAATGCAGGTGCTGGCGGATCCTCTGCATCTTCCCTTTGCCGATAAGTCCGTTGATGTCTGCTTGCTGGCTCATACGCTGCCCTGGTGCTCCGATCCGCATCGGTTACTGCGCGAGGCCGATCGTGTGCTTATCGACGATGGCTGGTTAATTTTGAGCGGATTCAACCCAGTTAGCCTGATGGGATTGCGCAAACTGGTGCCGGTATTACGTAAAACGTCACCTTATAACAGTCGAATGTTTACGCTGATGCGCCAACTGGATTGGCTCTCTTTGTTGAACTTTGAAGTACTGCACTCCAGCCGTTTTCACGTTTTACCCTGGAAGAAGCACGGGGGAAAAATGTTAAGTGCGCATATTCCGGCGTTGGGATGTATGCAATTGGTTATCGCGCGCAAGCGAACCATCCCGCTTACGCTTAACCCGATGAAACAAAATAAAAGCAAAGCGCGTATCCGCCAGGCCGTTGGTGCAACCCGGCAATACCGGAAACCGGACGCTTAA
- the gloB gene encoding hydroxyacylglutathione hydrolase yields MNLNSIPAFQDNYIWVLTNNENRCLIVDPGEATPVLQAIAEHNWVPEAILLTHHHHDHVGGVKELVQRFPQIVVYGPAETQDKGAMHIVEDGDTALVLGHEFKVIATPGHTLGHICYFSHPYLFCGDTLFSGGCGRLFEGTALQMYQSLKKISALPDDTLICCAHEYTLANMKFALSILPHDSFINDYYRKVNELRVKKQITLPVTLKNERRNNIFLRTEDIDLINEINKETILQQPEARFAWLRSKKDTF; encoded by the coding sequence ATGAATCTTAACAGTATTCCCGCCTTTCAGGACAATTACATCTGGGTCCTGACAAATAATGAGAACCGTTGCTTGATTGTCGATCCTGGCGAGGCGACTCCGGTGCTGCAAGCCATTGCTGAGCACAACTGGGTGCCTGAGGCCATTCTCCTGACCCATCACCATCACGATCACGTGGGTGGCGTGAAAGAACTTGTGCAGCGCTTTCCACAAATAGTGGTATACGGTCCGGCAGAAACACAAGATAAGGGAGCGATGCACATAGTCGAAGATGGCGATACTGCACTCGTTTTAGGGCATGAATTTAAGGTAATTGCCACCCCGGGTCACACTTTAGGACATATCTGTTACTTTAGTCATCCTTATCTATTTTGCGGCGACACTCTTTTTTCTGGTGGCTGTGGCCGGCTTTTTGAAGGTACAGCATTACAGATGTATCAATCACTTAAAAAAATAAGTGCGCTTCCGGATGATACGTTAATTTGTTGCGCACATGAGTACACTTTAGCAAACATGAAGTTTGCCTTAAGCATCCTTCCACACGATTCGTTCATAAATGATTATTATCGTAAAGTTAATGAGTTACGTGTAAAAAAACAAATTACACTCCCCGTAACTCTGAAAAATGAGCGGAGAAATAATATCTTTTTAAGAACAGAAGATATTGATTTAATTAATGAAATAAACAAAGAAACAATATTGCAACAACCTGAGGCGCGTTTTGCATGGTTAAGGTCAAAGAAAGATACGTTCTGA
- the mltD gene encoding murein transglycosylase D, giving the protein MKAKAILLASVLLVGCQNTGNVQQHAQSLSAAGQGEAGKFTSQARWMDDGTSIAADQDLWAFIGDELKMGIPENNRIREQKQKYLRNKSYLHDVTLRAEPYMYWIAGQVKKRNMPMELVLLPIVESAFDPHATSGANAAGIWQIIPSTGRNYGLKQTRNYDARRDIVASTTAALDMMQRLNKMFDGDWLLTVAAYNSGEGRVMKAMKANKSRGKPTDFWSLPLPQETKQYVPKMLALSDILKNSKRYGVRLPTTDESRALARVRLNSPVEMAQVADMAGISVSKLKTFNAGVKGSTLGASGPQYVMVPKKHAEKLRESLASGEIAAVQSTLVADNTPLNSRSYKVRSGDTLSGIASRLGVNANELKQWNNLRSSTLKVGQSLTVGAGTSAQRLAKNSDSITYRVRKGDSLSSIAKRHGVNIKDVMRWNSDTDNLQPGDQLTLFVKNNGMPDS; this is encoded by the coding sequence ATGAAGGCAAAAGCGATATTACTCGCCTCTGTCCTGCTTGTTGGGTGCCAGAATACTGGTAACGTCCAACAGCACGCACAGAGCCTTTCTGCAGCTGGTCAAGGGGAAGCAGGAAAGTTTACAAGCCAAGCGCGGTGGATGGACGATGGGACATCTATCGCTGCCGATCAGGATTTGTGGGCTTTCATTGGTGACGAGCTAAAGATGGGAATTCCGGAAAACAACCGGATTCGCGAACAGAAACAGAAGTATTTACGCAATAAGAGCTATCTCCACGATGTAACTTTACGGGCAGAGCCGTATATGTACTGGATAGCCGGGCAGGTTAAGAAACGTAACATGCCGATGGAACTGGTACTACTACCCATAGTGGAGAGCGCTTTTGATCCTCACGCAACGTCTGGCGCCAATGCCGCAGGTATTTGGCAGATCATTCCGAGCACGGGGCGCAATTATGGTTTAAAGCAGACCCGCAATTATGATGCACGTCGCGACATTGTGGCTTCCACCACTGCCGCGCTGGACATGATGCAGCGTCTGAACAAGATGTTTGATGGCGACTGGCTGCTGACCGTTGCCGCTTATAATAGCGGTGAAGGTCGCGTGATGAAGGCAATGAAAGCGAACAAATCTCGTGGCAAGCCCACCGATTTTTGGTCACTCCCTTTGCCTCAGGAAACGAAGCAGTATGTGCCCAAAATGCTGGCATTGAGCGATATTCTCAAGAACAGCAAGCGCTATGGTGTGCGTCTGCCAACTACAGACGAAAGCCGAGCGTTGGCACGTGTTCGCTTGAACAGTCCGGTTGAGATGGCTCAGGTTGCCGATATGGCGGGTATTTCCGTCAGCAAGCTGAAGACCTTCAATGCAGGCGTGAAAGGCTCCACGTTGGGTGCCAGCGGACCACAATACGTGATGGTGCCAAAGAAGCATGCAGAGAAGCTGCGTGAGTCTCTGGCTTCAGGCGAAATTGCAGCCGTACAGTCAACGTTAGTCGCGGATAACACACCACTGAACAGCCGTAGCTATAAGGTTCGCTCTGGCGATACGCTTTCCGGCATCGCTTCACGTCTTGGCGTGAATGCGAATGAGCTAAAGCAGTGGAATAATCTGCGTAGTTCGACCCTGAAAGTGGGCCAAAGCCTGACTGTCGGCGCAGGAACCAGCGCACAGCGACTGGCAAAAAACAGCGATAGCATCACCTATCGTGTACGTAAAGGCGATTCGCTTTCGAGCATTGCCAAGCGTCACGGGGTTAACATCAAGGATGTGATGCGCTGGAACAGCGATACCGATAATCTGCAGCCAGGCGATCAGCTGACGTTGTTTGTGAAGAATAACGGTATGCCGGACTCCTGA
- a CDS encoding class I SAM-dependent methyltransferase: MTTRSHHDNVEKQFGSQANAYLTSAVHASGRDLQRLAERLSAFPLACVLDMGCGAGHASFTAAQNVKQVVAYDLSAQMLEVVARAAKDKGLDNIVTRQGYAESLPFEDNAFDLVISRYSAHHWHDVGRALREVNRVLKPGGVLIVMDVMSPGHPVRDIWLQTVEALRDTSHVRNYSSGEWLSLINGANLITDALLTDRLPLEFRSWVARMRTPEVLDEAIRLYQQSASAEVQAYFALQEDGSFTSDTIMVEAHKAE, encoded by the coding sequence ATGACAACACGCTCTCATCACGACAACGTCGAAAAACAGTTTGGCTCTCAGGCTAATGCCTATTTAACCAGCGCGGTACACGCCTCTGGACGTGATTTACAACGCCTGGCGGAAAGATTGTCTGCATTTCCACTGGCCTGCGTTCTCGACATGGGATGCGGTGCAGGGCACGCCAGTTTTACGGCGGCGCAAAACGTAAAGCAGGTTGTGGCGTATGATTTATCGGCACAAATGCTTGAAGTAGTCGCACGGGCGGCAAAAGATAAGGGGTTAGATAATATCGTAACCCGACAGGGATATGCCGAAAGTCTGCCGTTTGAAGATAATGCCTTTGACCTGGTGATTAGCCGATATTCCGCACATCACTGGCATGATGTCGGGCGTGCGCTGCGGGAAGTGAATCGTGTTCTGAAGCCCGGCGGCGTGCTGATTGTGATGGATGTGATGTCGCCAGGCCATCCTGTACGTGATATCTGGTTGCAAACCGTGGAAGCGTTACGCGATACCTCGCACGTACGCAACTATTCCAGCGGAGAGTGGCTGTCGTTAATCAATGGCGCCAATCTGATTACCGATGCTTTGTTAACCGATCGCCTGCCGCTGGAGTTCAGGTCATGGGTAGCACGAATGCGCACCCCCGAGGTGCTGGATGAGGCGATTCGTTTATATCAGCAGAGTGCATCTGCTGAAGTGCAGGCCTACTTCGCGTTACAGGAGGACGGTTCGTTCACCAGTGACACGATAATGGTTGAGGCACATAAAGCGGAATAA
- a CDS encoding endonuclease/exonuclease/phosphatase family protein, with translation MRKNTYAMRYVAGQPAERILPPGSFAHIGQALPAGVPLSSEDRIRVLVWNIFKQQRAEWLSVLKNFGKDAHLVLLQEAQTTPELVQFATTNYLAADQVPAFVLPQHPSGVMTLSAAHPVYCCPLREREPILRLAKSALVTVYPLPDSRLLMVVNIHAVNFSLGVDVYSKQLLPIGDQIAHHSGPVIMAGDFNAWSRRRMNALYRFAREMSLRQVRFTDDQRRRAFGRPLDFVFYRGLNVSEASVLVTRASDHNPLLVEFSPGKPEQ, from the coding sequence GTGCGAAAAAACACCTATGCCATGCGTTATGTTGCCGGACAACCCGCTGAGCGGATTTTACCGCCAGGGTCGTTCGCGCATATTGGCCAGGCATTACCCGCCGGCGTTCCGTTAAGCAGCGAAGACCGTATTCGCGTGCTGGTATGGAATATTTTTAAACAGCAGCGGGCAGAATGGTTGTCGGTGCTGAAGAATTTTGGCAAAGACGCGCATCTGGTGTTATTGCAGGAGGCGCAAACCACCCCTGAACTGGTGCAGTTCGCGACCACTAACTATCTTGCTGCCGACCAGGTTCCCGCCTTTGTACTGCCTCAGCATCCCTCTGGCGTCATGACGCTCTCCGCCGCCCATCCTGTTTACTGTTGTCCTCTGCGCGAGCGTGAGCCTATTTTACGGCTGGCAAAGTCCGCTCTGGTGACGGTATACCCCCTGCCTGACTCGCGTTTATTGATGGTGGTGAACATCCATGCGGTTAACTTCAGCCTCGGGGTTGATGTCTATAGTAAGCAGTTATTACCCATTGGCGATCAGATTGCTCATCACAGCGGTCCGGTGATTATGGCCGGCGATTTTAATGCCTGGAGCCGTCGACGGATGAACGCGTTGTACCGTTTTGCACGTGAAATGTCGCTGCGCCAGGTGCGCTTTACCGACGATCAGCGCCGACGCGCGTTTGGTCGTCCTCTCGATTTTGTGTTCTATCGCGGTCTGAACGTGAGTGAAGCCTCTGTGCTGGTCACCCGCGCATCCGATCACAACCCGCTACTCGTTGAATTCAGTCCCGGCAAACCTGAACAATAA
- a CDS encoding MFS transporter, with amino-acid sequence MPLALFALTISAFAIGTTEFVIVGLVPTIAEQLAISLPSAGMLVSIYALGVAIGAPVLTALTGSLPRKQLLVALMVLFTAGNLLAWQAPGYMTLIIARLLTGLAHGVFFSIGSTIATSLVPKEKAASAIAIMFGGLTVALVTGVPLGTFIGQHFGWRETFLAVSMLGVIALISSQLLIPANIPGRAAASIRDQVKVLTHPRLLLIYAVTALGYGGVFTAFTFLAPMMQDLAGFSPTAVSWILLGYGVSVAIGNIWGGKLADKHGAVPALKFIFAALFVLLMIFQLTASTQYAALATILVMGIFAFGNVPGLQVYVVQKAEQFTPNAVDVASGLNIAAFNVGIALGSVIGGQTVEHYGLAQTPWIGALIVLAAFLLMGVSGRLDKPARIALG; translated from the coding sequence ATGCCTCTCGCTTTATTTGCACTGACAATAAGTGCCTTCGCTATTGGCACGACTGAATTTGTGATTGTTGGGCTGGTGCCGACCATTGCTGAACAGCTGGCGATCTCTTTGCCTTCTGCGGGGATGCTGGTTTCAATTTATGCGCTGGGCGTGGCAATTGGCGCTCCGGTACTGACCGCCCTGACCGGGAGCCTGCCGCGCAAACAGTTGCTGGTTGCGCTGATGGTGTTGTTTACCGCCGGTAATTTGCTGGCATGGCAGGCGCCGGGCTATATGACATTAATTATTGCCCGTTTGCTGACCGGCCTTGCACACGGCGTGTTCTTCTCGATTGGTTCTACCATCGCGACAAGCCTGGTGCCAAAAGAGAAAGCGGCTTCCGCTATCGCCATTATGTTTGGCGGCTTAACGGTCGCACTGGTGACGGGGGTTCCGCTGGGCACATTCATTGGTCAGCATTTTGGCTGGCGCGAAACCTTTCTTGCGGTATCAATGTTAGGCGTGATTGCGCTGATCAGTAGCCAACTGCTGATTCCGGCTAATATTCCTGGTCGGGCAGCTGCCAGCATTCGCGATCAGGTGAAAGTCTTAACCCATCCTCGTTTGTTGTTGATCTATGCGGTAACGGCGCTGGGCTATGGTGGCGTCTTTACGGCGTTTACCTTCCTTGCTCCGATGATGCAGGATCTGGCTGGGTTCTCACCGACAGCGGTAAGTTGGATTTTACTCGGATACGGTGTCTCTGTGGCCATTGGTAATATCTGGGGCGGAAAACTGGCGGATAAACATGGTGCCGTCCCGGCATTGAAATTCATTTTTGCCGCGCTGTTTGTTCTGCTGATGATCTTCCAGTTAACGGCCTCCACGCAGTACGCTGCGCTGGCTACCATTCTGGTGATGGGGATCTTTGCCTTCGGTAACGTACCCGGATTGCAGGTCTATGTTGTTCAGAAAGCGGAACAATTTACCCCCAATGCGGTTGATGTTGCTTCAGGACTGAACATTGCAGCATTTAATGTTGGTATTGCGTTGGGGTCGGTGATTGGTGGGCAAACAGTAGAGCATTACGGTCTGGCACAGACGCCGTGGATTGGCGCGCTAATCGTACTGGCTGCTTTCTTACTGATGGGCGTCAGTGGCCGTCTTGATAAACCTGCGCGTATCGCGCTGGGATAA
- the yafC gene encoding DNA-binding transcriptional regulator YafC, producing the protein MKATSEELAIFVAVVESGSFSRAAEQLGQANSAVSRAVKKLEMKLGVSLLNRTTRQLSLTEEGERYFRRVQLILQEMAAAETEIIESRNTPRGLLRIDAATPVMLHFLIPLIKPFRERYPEMTLSLVSSETFINLIERKVDVAIRAGTLTDSSLRARPLFTSYRKIIASPNYIAQFGMPESVEALKQHLCLGFSEPVSLNTWPIACRDGQLHEVECGLSSNSGETLKQLCLSGNGIACLSDYMIDKEIARGELVELLADKRLPVEMPFSAVYYSDRAVSTRIRAFIDFLSEHIRTAPVGAVKEG; encoded by the coding sequence ATGAAAGCAACCTCAGAAGAACTGGCGATTTTTGTGGCCGTTGTGGAAAGTGGCAGCTTTAGCCGCGCCGCTGAGCAGTTGGGACAGGCCAATTCCGCCGTCAGCCGGGCAGTAAAAAAGCTGGAGATGAAGTTGGGCGTCAGCTTGCTTAACCGAACTACCCGACAGTTAAGCCTGACAGAAGAAGGTGAGCGCTACTTCAGACGTGTGCAGCTAATACTGCAGGAGATGGCTGCGGCAGAAACGGAAATAATAGAGTCGCGTAATACGCCGCGCGGCTTGCTACGCATCGACGCCGCAACGCCGGTCATGCTGCATTTCCTGATCCCTCTAATCAAACCTTTCCGCGAACGCTATCCTGAGATGACGCTGTCGCTGGTCTCTTCAGAGACATTCATCAATCTTATTGAACGAAAAGTAGATGTTGCTATACGCGCTGGCACTCTGACTGACTCAAGTCTGCGCGCACGTCCACTGTTTACCAGCTACCGTAAGATTATTGCTTCACCCAACTATATTGCACAATTTGGTATGCCGGAGAGTGTAGAAGCGCTTAAACAGCACCTGTGCCTAGGTTTCTCCGAACCAGTTTCACTCAATACCTGGCCGATTGCCTGCCGCGATGGACAGCTTCATGAGGTTGAGTGCGGGCTGTCTTCTAACAGCGGCGAAACTCTGAAACAGCTTTGCCTGAGCGGTAACGGTATTGCCTGTCTTTCAGATTATATGATTGATAAGGAGATCGCGCGGGGGGAACTAGTCGAGTTGTTGGCTGATAAACGCCTGCCCGTAGAGATGCCGTTCAGCGCCGTTTACTACAGCGATCGGGCGGTAAGCACACGCATTAGGGCATTTATCGACTTTTTGAGTGAACATATAAGAACAGCTCCCGTAGGAGCTGTTAAAGAGGGTTAA
- the dkgB gene encoding 2,5-didehydrogluconate reductase DkgB, with protein MTIPAFGLGTFRLKDDVVIASVKTALELGYRAVDTAQIYDNEAAVGQAIAESGVPRSELYITTKIWVENLSKDKLIPSLKESLKKLRTDYVDLTLIHWPSSNDAVSVEEFMQALLAAKSQGLTREIGISNFTIPLMEKAIAVVGAENIATNQIELSPYLQSCQVVDWAKAHGIHITSYMTLAYGKALKDEVIARIAAKHNATSAQVILAWAMDKGYSVIPSSTRRENLASNLLAQDLHLDAEDKKAIAALDRNDRLVSPEGLAPSWD; from the coding sequence ATGACTATCCCTGCATTTGGTTTAGGCACTTTTCGCCTGAAAGACGACGTGGTTATCGCTTCTGTTAAAACGGCACTTGAGTTAGGTTACCGTGCTGTCGACACCGCGCAAATCTATGATAATGAAGCGGCTGTGGGCCAGGCGATTGCTGAAAGCGGCGTACCACGCAGCGAACTGTACATCACCACCAAGATCTGGGTTGAGAATCTCAGCAAAGATAAGCTGATCCCGAGCCTGAAAGAGAGTCTGAAGAAACTGCGTACCGATTATGTTGATCTGACGCTGATCCACTGGCCTTCATCAAACGATGCAGTCTCTGTTGAAGAGTTTATGCAGGCGTTACTGGCAGCCAAATCGCAGGGACTGACCCGCGAAATAGGTATCTCTAACTTCACCATCCCGTTGATGGAAAAAGCCATTGCTGTAGTGGGCGCAGAGAATATTGCGACCAATCAGATTGAGCTGTCACCGTACCTGCAAAGCTGCCAGGTGGTTGACTGGGCAAAAGCGCACGGTATCCACATCACCTCTTACATGACGCTGGCTTACGGTAAGGCGCTGAAAGATGAAGTGATTGCGCGCATTGCCGCCAAACATAATGCGACCTCGGCGCAGGTTATTCTGGCGTGGGCAATGGATAAAGGTTACTCCGTGATCCCTTCATCTACCAGGCGTGAAAACCTGGCAAGCAACCTGCTGGCGCAGGACCTGCATCTGGATGCCGAAGATAAAAAAGCGATCGCGGCACTGGATCGCAATGATCGTCTGGTTAGCCCGGAAGGTCTGGCCCCCTCCTGGGACTAA